From Sphingomonas sp. PAMC26645:
ATCGCTGGCCTCTCCGCGACAGTTTCGGCTGGTACGACGTCACGGTGTCCACAGCGACGGCTCCCCGATTTCGGCGTCGCGTGTCCGATCGCGTCGATGCGCCGGGCCGGATCACGTGCAGCGATCCATTTCCGCCTGACGCGCACGCATAGACCTGATCGGTCCAGCGAGGCCAACGCGACCGCACAGCCGCAAACGCGTCATCCGGCGGGAGACTTCCGATCGGCGTCTTCCTCGCGCAGGAACTGGAGAAGCTCCTCGATCTCGTCCGACCCATAGCGCAACGCCATGTCGTCCACCTCAATCTCTACCGTAGCGCGATCCTCCGACGACCAACCGGCGAGGATGTCGGCACAATCGGCCAAAGACCCGCGCGCAACGCTCTTCCGCTCCCCACCCGATTTGTCGGTGCGATAGATCGTAGCTGGCTCGCTCAGCGGATAGGTCGTCATGGAATTCGTCTCTTCCGTCCAGCACTGTATGGGATGTGGATGCCCGCCGACTGCATGCCGGCGGGCATTCGACGTCATTCGTCTTCGTCTTCGGCGTCGATGTTGACGGTCGTCTCGGCGAGCTTGGTCATATATTCGTCGCCACCATAGATGTCCTTGGTGGCCGCGCTCAGCTTCTTGTGGTCGTCCTTGAGACCCAGCGCCTTGGCGTACGCCGTCGCCGTACCGAACCCGGCGATCCCGTAATGCGTCATCCGCTGATACTGCGCGATGATCATCACATCGAGCAGCGGACCCTTCTCCGGACCTTCTTCAAGCACATGCTTGGTAGCTTCGACGACAAGGCCTTCCATGCCCTTGCAATGCTCCTTCGAGACCTTCTCGTCGTTCGACGCGATCAGGTCCTTGAGCAGGTCGGTATGCTTCTCGATATCCGCCTGCGACTTGGTCAACATCTCCTTCAGCGATGCATCGCTCGCCTTCGACGTGATCTTCTTGAGGACCTTCTTCATCTGGTCGTTTGCGGACCACAGATCCTTCAGCTCGTCGGTGTAGATTTCCTGGAGATCTTCGGGTGCAGACATCGGATCATCCTTATGGGCTCACCGGCGGAATGCGCGGCGGCTGGTTTTGAATTTATTCGGGAGATGCGGATCGGAGCGCGGCGACCTCAGCCGGCGCCGGGCTGCTTCTGCTCGTCCTCGTAGTCGGCATCGGTACCGATCTTGCCGTTGGCCTCGGCTTCGGCGATGCCCGACGTCTCGACCACTTCGATCGTCCTACCTTCGGCAGCGATCGCATGCGGCTCGCGGTCCGCATCCGGGTCGGCGGCGATCGTTGTGCGGTCACCGCCGTCCGAGCCTGCGACACCGTTTCCGGCATCGCCGCCGTCTTCCCCCGCTTGGCCGCCGCCGTGATAGGCGATGTCGGTCTGGCCGCCATGCGCCATGAAACCGGTGTTCGTCTCGGTCTTGCCGGCATGCGGGTTGGGATAGGACCCGCCGCCACTTTCGCCGCCTTCGCTGCGGCCGTGAACATCGTCGTTGCCGCGGGGCGAGTCCGAAACGCCGTCCGGCGCGCCCTTGCTGCCGGGATTACCGGGAACGGGGGTATGAACCTTGTCACTCATCGGTACGTCCTTCTGAATGTAGCGGATCAAAACAAATCGGCCCGATCCGCTCGTCAGGAGCGAACCGGGTCGGGGAGGGGTTACGGCCGCAGCACGACCTTGATGACGCCGTCCTGCTTGTCGCGGAACTTCTGGTACATTTCGGGCGCATCCTCGAGGCTGGCCGGGTGCGTCACGACGAAGCTCGGATCGATGTCGCCCGCCTCGATCCGTGCGAGCAGCGGCTTGGTATAGGCCTGGACGTGCGTCTGGCCGGTCTTGATCGTCAGCCCCTTGTTCATCATCGCGCCGATCGGGATCTTGTCGCCCATCCCGACATAGACGCCGGGGATCGAGACCGTGCCGCCCATCCGGCAGCTCATGATCGCCTCGCGCAGCACGTGCACGCGGTCGGTGGCGAGGAACGTCGCCGCCTTCACCTTGTCGATCACCGCATCCATTGCGCCATGCCCCGAAGCCTCTGCACCGACCGCGTCGATGCAGCTATCGGGGCCCCGGCCCTTGGTCCGGAACTGGAGCTCGTCATAGACGCTGTCGACCTCGGTGAAATTGATCGTCTCCGCACCGCCAGCCTCGGCCATCGCCAGTCGCTCGGGCACCTCGTCGATCGCGATCACGCGGCCCGCGCCGAGCATCAGCGCCGATCGGATCGCGAACTGGCCGACCGGACCGCAGCCCCAGATCGCCACGGTGTCGCCCGGCTCGATCTGCGCATTCTCGGCGGCCATGTAGCCGGTCGGGAAGATGTCGGAGAGGAACAGCGCCTGCTCGTCGGTGACGCTGTCGGGCACCTTGATCGGGCCGATATCCGCCATCGGCACGCGCAGATACTCGGCCTGGCCACCGCAATAACCGCCCAGCATGTGGCTGAACCCAAACAGGCCGGCGGGCGAATGGCCCATCGCCTTGATCGCCATCTCAGAGTTCGGATTGGTCCGCTCGCACGCGGAGAACAGCCCCTTGCGACAGAAGAAACAATCACCGCAGCTGATCGTGAACGGCACGACGACACGGTCGCCGATCTTCAGGTTGGTGACTTCAGAGCCGAGCGCGACGACTACGCCCATGTTCTCGTGTCCGAGGATGTCGCCCGCCTGCATCGTCGACTGGTATCCGTCGAGCAGATGAAGGTCGGACCCGCAGATCGCGCAGGCCGTGACCTTGATGATCGCATCGCGCGGATGCTTGATCTCGGGATCTGCAACAGTATCGACCCGAACATCGCCTTTTCCATGCCAAACAAGTGCGCGCATCAGAAGATCTCCGTCATAGAATTGCAGCCTAGTGCTCACGCACGACACGACATCGCGTCAGACATGACTCGGCAATGGCGCAAACGCCGCCTGATCATCATCGACACCATGCACTGTCGCCACGAAGTCTCGGTCGCGACGTTTCCGCGTCGCCGCCGTCAGCGTGAACATATCCTGGGGAGTATAGCGATCAAAGTGGCGTCATCGTTCCTGAGTCACGCCAATATCCGCAGTTAAAATTTCATGTTGATTGCGATCAATATCGATGAACTTAAACTAAATCGAGATACTCCAATGAAAATCCATAGATCGTAAGGACTTGTCGAGCCTGATCGCTCTGCGACATCGTTGCGGTTGCGACATTGATGCTGCGGCTTCCTCTGCGCAACGGCGATTGCCTTACCAAGTTTGCGGACGCCGGGGCCAATTCGGAGTGTGGACCGTTAGGACGCTATCGCAGTCTGCCGACGCCGTTCGTCCGCCACGCCTTGCACGGCGTTGCGGCGTTCCGACGGGCGGGTGCACGATTTCAGGCCCGGGATAACCTCATGCAGCTCAAAGCCATTCTCTTCGATATCGACGGTACGCTGGTCGACACCAACGACATGCACGTCCTCGCCTGGGAGGAGGCGTTCGCGACCGTCGGCGCGTCGTTCGACCGCCAGGCGATCCACGACCAGATCGGCAAGGGGACCGACATGCTCGTGCCGACGCTGCTGCCAGACGCGGACGAGGATCAGCAGGAAAAGCTCGGCGACACGCACGGCGCGATCTTCAAGGCAAAATACCTGGAGACCGCCAAGCCGTTCGCGCAGGCGCACGACCTGCTGGCCCACGCGCATGGTCTCGGGCAGCAGGTCGTACTGGCATCGTCCGCCTCCGAGGCAGAACTCGACCATTACATAGACTTGCTCGACGCCCGCGACCTGATCGCCGCGACGACGAGCAGCGACGACGTCGAGAAGACCAAGCCCGCACCCGACATCTTCGCGACCGCGCTCAAGAAGCTGCCGGGGATCGACCCCGCCGAGGTGATCGTCGTCGGCGACACGCCTTATGATATCGAGGCTGCGGCCAAATGCGGGATCGCCGCCGTCGCCGTCCGATCGGGCAAGTTCAACGACGAGCAACTGCACGCGGCAGGCGCGATCGCGATCTACGACGACGTGGCGGCCTTGCTCGCCGGCTACGCAACCTCGCCACTGGGGCGCTGATCGCCATGGCCATCACCCTGAAACCCCTCCGCGATCAGATCATCGTCGTCACCGGCGCAACCAGCGGCAATGGTCTCGCCATAGTCGAGGAAGCCGTGCGCCGCGGTGTCGCCGTCGTCGCGACCGCGCGTAACGAAGCGGCGCTTGAGGCGCTGCGCGATCGCCTCTCAGCCGATGGCGGACGCATCGCGATCTGCGTCGCCGACGTCAGCGACATGGCCGCGGTCGAGCGTGTCGCCGCCGTCGCGATCGAAGCGTTCGGTGGGTTCGACAGCTGGGTCAACAACGCCGGGACCGGGACCTACGGCACGCTCGAGCAGGTTCCCGTTGCCGACCACCGCCGGGTATTCGACGTCAATTACTTCGGCGTACTGCACGGATCGCTGGTCGCCGCGCGGCATCTGCGCGGCCGCGGCGGCGGCGCCATCATCAACGTCGGCTCGATCCTCAGCGACCGCGCGATCGTCGAGCAGGGGCCGTATTGCGCGACCAAGCATGCGGTGCAGGCGCTGACCGACACGCTGCGGATGGAACTGGAGCAGGAGGGCGCGGGCATTTCGGTCACGCTGATCAAGCCCGGCGCGATCGATACGCCATTCCCCGAGCATGCGCGCAACTTCATGGACCAGCCGCCCCGCCTGCCGCCGCCGCTCTACGCACCGTCGGTCGTCGCCGACGCGGTGCTGTTCGCCTGCGGAACGCCGCGACGCACGCTGTATGCAGGCGGCGGGGGGCTGCTGTCCTCGCTCCTTTCGCGCGCCGCGCCACGGTTGAGCGACAAGATCATGGAACTGGTCGGCACCGTCGCGCAGCAAAAGCCGGAAGATCCCGGTGACCCGGCGCGCCGCGATAACCTCTATGCGCCGAGGGTCGACGCGTTGCGCGGAAGCCAGGACGTCCATGCGCGGAAATCGAGCAATGTATTGCAGGCACAGAAACTCCACCCCGCCATCTTGGTGCTCGGTGTCGTCGGAGCCGGAATCTCGGTTGCCCTAAGCTGGCCGAAGGATACCAGCCGGTGACACCGGACGCCGAACGGGCAGGGGCCTTGCGCGACTTCGACGTCGCGCTCGTCCTCAGCGGCGGCAACGCGCTCGGCGCATTCGAAGCCGGCGCCTACGAAGCGCTGCACGCGCACGGCCTCCAGCCCGACTGGATCATCGGCGCCTCGATCGGCGCGATCAACGGGGCCCTCATCGCTGGTTCCGCACCCGATCGCCGGATCGAGACGTTGCGAACGTTCTGGCGACCCACACCGTCCGGCGCCCCGGCGTTTCCGTGGCTAGGTGCGCTCGAAACCAGCCGCCGTACGAACGCAGTCGGCTGGTCCGCAACACTCGGCCGCCCCGGTATTTTCGGCCCCATGCTCTCCGCCTTGACACTGTGGACCGACAGCCGGCCGTCGATCTTCGAAACCAATCAACTTGGCACGACACTGGAAACGCTGGTCGACTTCGAGCGCCTCAATGCCGGCCCGTGCCGCTACACCGCGACTGCGGTCGATCTCGAAACCGGCGACGATGTCGTATTCGACAGCGCGGCGATGCAGATCGGACCCGATCACGTCCGCGCCAGCGCCGCACTGCCGGTCGCCTTCCCGCCGGTCGAGATCGACGGCCGCTGGCTGGTCGACGGCGGCTTGTCCGCAAACCTGCCGCTCGACCCGGTCCTTAGCGATCCGCCAAAGCGACCGACGCTGTGCATCGCGGTCGACCTGTTGCCGCTCCACGGTCCACGCCCGACGACGTTGGGCGAGGCGACGAGCCGCATGCAGGACCTGATCTTCGCCGCGCAATCCCGCCGCACGATCGAACGGTGGCAAGCCGCGCACGCCGGCTGCCAGGACTTCGCGCTGGCGCTGGTCCGACTCGCCTATACCGAGCAGGCCGATGAAGTCGCCGGCAAGGCGCTCGACTTTTCAGGGCCCACGATCGAACAGCGCTGGTCGGCAGGTCGTCGCGCCGGGATGCTGGCCGTCGAAGGCGTAAAGGCCGGAACGCTGGCGATCGGCGTCCCTGGCTTCAACATCGCCACGCTGGATTCCCGACGACCCGGCGGCGCCAACCGATGAGCGGTCAGGCAGGTCCGGTGAGATAGACAGGATTGGTGCGGACGGCGGGACTCGAACCCGCACTCCTAGGGAGGGAGATTTTAAGTCTCCTGCGTCTACCGGTTTCGCCACGTCCGCACACGCGCCCAACAAGACGAGGTCGCGCGCAGCGTCAACCCATCTTGCCAGGCCGGCAGCATATTCTTCGACTGTCTACGGTTCCGCGCAGTGGTACCGCTCACACGTTCAGGCGTGAGCGCATTTCCTTGCCCGGCTTGAAATAGGGCACGCGCTTGGCCTCGACCTCGACGACTTCGCCGGTACGCGGGTTGCGGCCAGTCCGGGCATCGCGCGCACGCGTGGAGAATGCACCGAAACCGCGCAGTTCGACCCGACCGTCGGCGGCCAGTCGCTTGGATATCTCATCGAAGAAGGTGCTGACGATCAGCTCCACTTCGTTAGGCTGTAGGTCCGGATGCGCCTCGGCGATCTTAAGGACCAGTTCAGATCGGATCATTCGAGCCCCCGCCCATCTAAAAAAACGCGTACAGATTGATACAGGTCAACCTGCGAGGCATTAGCACTTATTACCGAACAGTCAAAAACCAAAGTGGATCTGACAACAAAAAGCCCGACATGTTCGAGACATGCCGGGCGTTTTCATCGATAAGCCGTTAGGCTTTTCTTAACACTTACTTCTTCTCGGCATCCGTGCGGGCCTTGAGAGCCTCGCCCAGAATGTTGCCCAGAGTCGCGCCGGAGTCCGACGAACCGTACTGAGCGACAGCCTGCTTCTCTTCCGAGATCTGCATAGCCTTGATCGAGAAGGTCGGCTTCTTCGAACGATCGAAACCGGTGACCATCGCGTCGAACTTCTGGCCGACCTGGAAACGCTCCGGACGCTGCTCGTCGCGATCGCGACCCAGATCCGTGCGCTTGATGAAGCCGGTCGCGCCATCGTCGCCCTGCTGTACTTCGAGGCCCGCATCGCGGACTTCGAGAACGGTCACGGTAACGATCGCGTTCTTGTTCAGCTTGTCGCCTGCTGCTGCGATGCCGCCGGCCGATGGCCCGCCGCGCTCGAGCTGCTTCATGCCGAGCGAGATGCGCTCCTTCTCGGCGTCGATGTCGAGCACGACGGCCTCGACGGTCTCACCCTTGCGATGCAGGTTGAGCGCGTCCTCGCCCGAAACACCCCAGGCGATGTCGGACATGTGGACCATGCCGTCGACGTCGTTGTCGAGGCCGATGAATAGACCGAACTCGGTCGCGTTCTTGACTTCGCCTTCGACGGTCGAACCGATCGGATGAGCGGCAGCGAATGCCTCCCAAGGATTGGCCTGAGCCTGCTTGAGGCCGAGCGAGATGCGACGCTTCTCGGAATCGACTTCGAGGACCATGACGTCGACTTCCTGCGAGGTCGACACGATCTTGCCCGGATGGACGTTCTTCTTGGTCCAGGACATTTCCGACACGTGGACGAGGCCTTCGATGCCCGCTTCCAGCTCGACGAACGCACCATATTCGGTGATGTTCGTGACGCGGCCGGTGAGCTTCGCGCCGACCGGATACTTGACCATCGCGCCATCCCAGGGATCGCTCTCCAGCTGCTTCATGCCGAGGCTGATGCGCTGGGTGTCCTTGTTGATGCGGATGATCTGCACCTTGACGGTGTCGCCGATGTTCAGGACTTCGCTCGGGTGACCGACGCGCTTGTAGCTGAGATCGGTGACGTGCAGCAGGCCATCGATGCCGCCGAGATCAACGAACGCACCGTAATCGGTGATGTTCTTGACGACGCCGTCGATGATCTGGCCCTCGGCCAGGCTGAGGATCAGGCCCGAACGCTGCTCTGCGCGCGTCTCTTCGAGAACGGCACGACGCGATACGACGATGTTGCCGCGCTTGCGGTCCATCTTCAGGATCTGGAACGGCTGGGGGATGTCCATCAGCGGGGTGACATCGCGCACGGGGCGGATATCGACCTGCGAACCGGGCAGGAACGCGACGGCGCCGTTCAGGTCGACGGTGAAGCCACCCTTCACGCGGCCGAAGATGACGCCTTCGACGCGGGTCGTCTTGGAGAATTCGGTTTCCAGCTTGTCCCATGCGGCTTCGCGACGGGCGCGATCGCGGCTGAGCATCGCTTCGCCGTGGACGTTCTCGACGCGGTCGACATAGACTTCGACTTCGTCGCCGACCTTGAGGTCAGCCTTCTGGCCCGGCGCTGCGAATTCGCGAAGCGGCACGCGGCCTTCCGACTTCAGACCGACGTCGATGACGGCCATGTCGTTCTCGATGCCGGTCACGGTGCCATGCACCACGCGGCCCTCGAAGCTGTCGGCGTCGCCGAGCGTTTCGTTCAGCATCGCCGCGAAATCGTCGCGGGTCGGCATTACCTGGGTTGCCATAGAATTCAGTAATCCTAGTCTGTTTCCGGCCAAGCGGTTGGGTCCGCTGGTCTTGGCCTTCGTTGCCGCGACGACCGAACGCCGGCGCGGCATCCGGACGGCACGAGGCGCGGAGGACGTAGACGCTGAATGCGAAAACGGCGCGTGAGACTCGAGGGTCTCCGCGCCTTCCTCCACGAGCATCGCTCGCCGGACGGCTCCGTATAGCCGAAACCGGGTCTCGGAGCAAGTTCGCCGCTGCTTCGTTAGGGGCCGCTCACAACAGGAGCGAAGATTTGAACGAACGCGGCATTCTCGTGCTGGGCTGGGTCGCCACCGTGACGGCGATCGTGATGTACCTGTCGTACATCGACCAGATCATGCTGAACCTTTCAGGTCAGAAGGGATCGGTGGTCCAGCCGTTCGCGACGATGGTGAATTGCGCGCTGTGGGTGGGGTATGGGTTTTTGAAGAGCAAGCGGGACTGGCCGATCGTCGTGGCGAACTTCCCGGGGGTGGTGTTCGGGGCGGTAGCGCTGGTTACTGCGCTTTAGGGCAGGGGGGGGTAACTGAGTTGTAGGCGGGGGGATTATGGCGGGCGGCAACCCCCGCTTGCTTGTTCTCCCGCGAAGGCGGGAGCCCAGTCTGGGTCCCCGCCTTCGCGGGAGAACAGTATTGGTTCACGTTAGCTTACCCCAACAGGGCAACCACCCCGGCGAAGGCCGGGGCCCAGTTGGAAAGGTCGCAGTAACTTAGCGCTGCCCTCAGTTAGCAACGTCCCCCAACTGGGCCCCGGCCTCCGCCGGGGTGGCACAGCTTTTCTGGAAGGCGAAAGGCTTAAACCGAAACCTTCTTCGCCCGCTGCGCCTCAACCAACGCAACAGCCCGCTGCACCGAAGCCTCGATCGACAAAAAACTAGTATCCAGCAACGCAGCATCCGCCGCCATCACCAGCGGCGCGGTAGACCGCCCACTATCCCGAGCATCCCGAGCCCGGATATCCGCCAGAACCCGATCCTTGCTCGCCGTCCCACCCCGAGCCTGCAACTCCGCATGCCGCCGCTGCGCCCGGATATTCGGCGTAGCCTTCACGAACAGCTTCGCATCAGCATCCGGCGCGATCACGGTACCGATGTCGCGTCCATCGAGGATCGCGCCACCCTCCTGCGCCGCAAACCGCTTCTGCCGGTGCAGCAATGCCGCCCGAACCAGCGGATGCGCCGACACCACCGACGCGAGCGCGCCGATCTCGTCGTCGCGCAACGCCGGATCGCTCAACAGCGCATCGCTGAAATCGCACGCCGCGACCGCGTCGGCCTCGGTCTCCGGATCGAGTCCCATCCGCGCCACGCTCAACGCGACCGCACGGTAGAGCAGCCCGGTATCGAGATACGGCAGCTTGTAATGCTTGGCCAAGGCGCGCGCGATCGTGCCCTTGCCCGATGCTGCCGGACCGTCGACTGCGATGATCATCTTAATTCCCCCGGCCGGTAAGCGCGTCGAGCGACCGGAAGAACACGGGATAGCTCGTCGCCACCGGCGATACATCATCGATCGTGACGGGCTGAACGGCGCCAAGTCCAGCCACGACCATGCTCATTGCGATGCGGTGGTCGAGTTTCGAGGCCACCCGAGCGCCACCGCGAATCGCCGCGCCGCCCGAGCCGGTGATCGCCATGCCGTCCTCATACTCTTCGCACACCACGCCGCACGCTTCGAGCGCGATCCGCATCGTCGTGATCCGGTCCGATTCCTTGACGCGCAACTCATGCGCGCCACGCGCGATCGTCGTACCGGTCGCGAAAGCCGCGGCGACGAACAGCACGGGATATTCGTCGATCATGCTCGGCGCGAGATCGGCAGGCACTTCGATCGCGGTCAGGGGCGCGTGGCGGACGCGCAGATCGGCGACCGGCTCGCCACCGACGGTGCGCGGGTCGAGCTCGGTAATATCCGCGCCCATCATGCGCAGAGCCGTGACGATCCCGATCCGCGTCGGGTTCAGCCCGACATTGCGCACGACGATATCCGACCCCGGCACGATCGACGCCGCGACGAGCCAGAATGCCGACGACGACGGATCGCCCGGCACGACGATATCCTGCGGCTTCAGGTCCGCTTCGCCGGTGATCGAGATGATGCGGCCCTGGTTCGTCTCCTCGACGGTCAGCTTAGCGCCAAACCCCGTCAGCATCCGCTCGCTATGATCGCGCGTCGCGACCGGCTCGATAACCCGCGTGATCCCCGGCGTGTTGAGCCCAGCCAGCAAAATCGCTGACTTTACCTGCGCCGACGCGACCGGCAGCGTGTATTCGATCGGCACCGCGGGGCACATCCCGCGCACCATGAGCGGCAAGCGCCCGCCCGGCGAGGACGTGATGTCCGCCCCCATCTGCGACAGTGGCTCGATCACGCGCCCCATCGGCCTACCCGACAGCGAAGCGTCGCCGGTAAAGGTGCAGGTGATTGGATGGCTCGACACGAGGCCCATCAGCAGCCGCGTCGACGTGCCAGAATTGCCCATCTCCAGCGCAGTCTCGGGCTGGAGCAACCCGCCCACGCCAACACCGTCCACGGTCCAGATTCCGTCCTCACCACGCTTGATCGTCGCCCCCATCGCGCGCATCGCAGCCGCGGTGGCGAGCACGTCCTCGCCCTCCAGCAACCCTTCGATCCGACTGGTGCCGACAGCTAAGCTCGCGAACATCAACGCGCGGTGGCTGATCGACTTGTCGCCGGGGACTGCGATCGAACCGGTCAAAGGACCGCGCGCGACGACGTCCATCGAAGTGGGGAGGGGGTGTGCCATGGGGCCGGGCTTTTGACAGTGGCCTTGCGCTATGGCAAGGCGCGCCCACTTTGCGAGGGTATCCCCCCGCAATCCATTCATCCGAAAGGTTCTATCGGCATGATCAAGCCGGAATGGGGCACGAAGCGTTCGTGCCCGAAATGCGCGACGCGTTTCTACGACCTCGAAAAAGCCGACCCTGTGACCTGCATCGAATGCGGGTATGCCTGGGAGCCCGAGCCCATCCTGAAGTCGAAGCAGCCGCTGCCGTTCGAGGTCGCCAAGCCCGACACCAAGAAGCCCGACGCGGATCTCGAGGGTGACGAGGAAGAGGACATCGCCTCGATCACCGGCGAGGACGAAGAGCCCTCGGCGGACGACGAAGTCGATCTGGGCGGCGACGACGACCTCGGCGTCGAGACGCCGCAGGACGAGCACGAGCGTTAAGTTTGAATATTTTTGGCAGGCGGCATTTACGCCGCTTGCCAACCCGGGCGGGTCCGGTTAGTGACCCGCCTCCCAACGGGAATGGGGCCGTAGCTCAGCTGGGAGAGCGTTCGCATGGCATGCGAAAGGTCAGGGGTTCGATCCCCCTCGGCTCCACCATTCCTCCGTTGATGACCGGTCCGCCGGGGCAGCTTATTATATAACGTCAGTCGAGATCGTCGGCACCGGCTGCGGCCGCGTGTAGGTCCCTGAACGTCTCCTCGATCGCCGCGACCATGACGCTTCCCTCGATCCGCGAGGCGGAATCGTTCGCCACCAACACGCCTACGCGGCGCGTCGGATCGAAGCCCGTCAACCGAATCATCGCGATGCCCTCGCTCGCGAAACTCAGAGGCATGACCGTCATACCCAGCCCTGCGCGGACATAGGTCAGCGCGCGGTCGTCGCTGACGGTGCGGGCGGCCATGAACGGGCGCACGCCGCGCGCGGTAAAGAAGCGGCTCGTTTCGGCCAGCGCTTCGCAGTGGCGGCGGACGATCATCGTTTCCTCCGCGACGTCGGCGACCGCGAGCGTGGCGCGTCCGGCCAGCCGGTGGTCGCTCGCCACCGCGACTGCGAATCCCTCCTCGAACAGTACGCGACCGCGCGCATCGTCGCCGATCGCGCCGAGCATCACGTCGATCCGCCCGCGATCGAGCAGCGCGACGAGTTCGCTGCTCCGTCCCTCGACGACTTCGAGGCGTTCGGTGGTCGAGGCGCGTCGCGCCCGGCTTAATGCGGCAGCGATCCAGGACGGCGGTAACGTCGTTGCGATCCCGAGGCGGACGAGCTTGGTAGGCGCTGTGTCCTGCAAATCCCGTTCGGCGGCGGCGAACTCGGCTTCGATCCGACGCGCATGCACGGCGAACCGCGTGCCGGAGGGCGTAAGTTCGATCCGCCGGTTGGTCCGCAGGAACAGCGTCTGTCCGAGCGAAGCCTCCAGCTTGGCGATGCCGACCGACAGCGTCGGTTGCGAGATCCGGCACTGCGCGGCGGCACGCGTGAAATTGCCCTGGTCGACGACCGCCAGAAAGTAGCGCAACACATAACGTTCGATCATGCGTGTCTGATCATAGCGGGGGGAGCCATAGACGGTGTCTATCGCATGTGTTCGGTCGTATCAATTTCTCTTGGACGCAGCGACCGAGTATCATGCCAGCAACACAAGGTCTGGAGAGGCTGCATGATACCCGATTTCGATTTCGCGCTCGGCGAGTCCGCGGACATGATCCGCGAGAGCACGCACCGCTTCGCCACCGACAAGATCGCGCCGCTGGCCGCGAAGATCGACGCCGACGACTGGTTCCCGCGCGAGCTGTGGCCGGCGATGGGCGAACTCGGGCTCCACGGCATCACCGTCGAGGAAGAGTTTGGCGGTCTCGGCCTTGGCTATCTCGAGCACGTCGTCGCGGTCGAGGAAGTCTCGCGCGCGTCCGCCTCGATCGGGC
This genomic window contains:
- the aroA gene encoding 3-phosphoshikimate 1-carboxyvinyltransferase; this encodes MAHPLPTSMDVVARGPLTGSIAVPGDKSISHRALMFASLAVGTSRIEGLLEGEDVLATAAAMRAMGATIKRGEDGIWTVDGVGVGGLLQPETALEMGNSGTSTRLLMGLVSSHPITCTFTGDASLSGRPMGRVIEPLSQMGADITSSPGGRLPLMVRGMCPAVPIEYTLPVASAQVKSAILLAGLNTPGITRVIEPVATRDHSERMLTGFGAKLTVEETNQGRIISITGEADLKPQDIVVPGDPSSSAFWLVAASIVPGSDIVVRNVGLNPTRIGIVTALRMMGADITELDPRTVGGEPVADLRVRHAPLTAIEVPADLAPSMIDEYPVLFVAAAFATGTTIARGAHELRVKESDRITTMRIALEACGVVCEEYEDGMAITGSGGAAIRGGARVASKLDHRIAMSMVVAGLGAVQPVTIDDVSPVATSYPVFFRSLDALTGRGN
- a CDS encoding TIGR02300 family protein, which encodes MIKPEWGTKRSCPKCATRFYDLEKADPVTCIECGYAWEPEPILKSKQPLPFEVAKPDTKKPDADLEGDEEEDIASITGEDEEPSADDEVDLGGDDDLGVETPQDEHER
- a CDS encoding LysR family transcriptional regulator, which codes for MIERYVLRYFLAVVDQGNFTRAAAQCRISQPTLSVGIAKLEASLGQTLFLRTNRRIELTPSGTRFAVHARRIEAEFAAAERDLQDTAPTKLVRLGIATTLPPSWIAAALSRARRASTTERLEVVEGRSSELVALLDRGRIDVMLGAIGDDARGRVLFEEGFAVAVASDHRLAGRATLAVADVAEETMIVRRHCEALAETSRFFTARGVRPFMAARTVSDDRALTYVRAGLGMTVMPLSFASEGIAMIRLTGFDPTRRVGVLVANDSASRIEGSVMVAAIEETFRDLHAAAAGADDLD